Part of the Triticum aestivum cultivar Chinese Spring chromosome 4D, IWGSC CS RefSeq v2.1, whole genome shotgun sequence genome is shown below.
CGACAGCCGGACAGAGGAATCCCGTCCAGTCCAGAGATGGAGAGGGCGCCAAGTGGAAGTGGCCCGCGTCCAGTGGAAAGGGATAGCGAGCGAAGGGAAGCCATGAACGCACGCAGCCTCCACACTGCCCTCACCTCCTCCACTCCACTAGGCAGCAAAGGAAAAGTGCGATGCTTCCAGCACCAACGGTCCAACCACCGACTCTTATCCCCTCGATTCTTCCTCTCCAGGCATCCCCACCCCTCCTCCTACAGTGCTTTCCGGCGTGCATTGCATCGCTCTCGATCAGTAGCTCTTGGCAGATCGTGCGTCGATCAGCCGTTGCCTCCACGGGCTAGGCCGTAAAGAAGAATCCGGGAGAGAGCTGCAGCAATGGCACTGCAGATGCAGGCCCCGTCGCTGACGCGCGCGCCGGCGGGGAGCCCCGCGCGGCTCCGGTCGGCGTTCTGCGCGCCGCCGCTGCTTGTGCGGGTCCGGCTGCCAGCGCCGGGCAGGGCGAggtccgcggcggcggcgcggatcacGATGCGGTTCGGCCGCGTTGAGACGAAGCAGGCCTACATCTGCCGGGACTGCGGGTGGGTGAGCCTGCCGCGTTGCTACGGTGAAATTGACTGCTACCCTACTGATATGCTCTGCATTTTGCGAATGCTGTAGGTACATATACAAGGACAAGACCCCGTTTGAGAAGCTGTCCGATGACTACTACTGCCCTGGTGAGAAAAATTTGTGTAACCACACTTTACCGGATGTTAGGGCTTTTCTGATTCACAGGATTATCAAAACACTGGAATATAGTAGAAGATGAAAAAAAAACCGCATGATTGCACTATCATGTCCTCTTGAAACTTATAAAATTAGAAATTACAGGAATTTGAATGGAAAAGTGCTAGGACTGGATAAACAAAAGAATTCTACCAAGAGGCTTGAGCGGATGAAAATTTTCCTTCAAAACATAGTGCAAATGAATTCTAAGGAATAATTCCTAAGGATTCCAATTGTATGAATCAGAAAAAAATTCCTGAGAATCCAAATCATCCAGAattcctatgaatcaaaggagcCGTTAGGCACATAAATTCCATGAGTGTTTCATTGCACCCACGTAGACTTGTCTACCAAAAATGATAAACACACATGCGTTTTACGGGGCTGTTATGGGACTTACCATAAAATCTCTCCACCGCGGGGGGTGGGCCCCTTTCTCCTCCTAATCCAATGAAAAACTGCCAGCTAAAGATCAGCTCGTAATCCTTAAGTAACTCTCCGTTGATGTAGCATTGTTGCTTAGACTCTTACCCCACTTGCCATTGTATTTGCCACGAGGGTGGCGGCCAATTTAGCCATCACAAAAACTGTGGCTTGACTCTAAAAAAACTGTGGCTTCACTTGTGGCACAAAAGTGAGGTAGAGTGTGACAAGCAAGCAAATCCGTTGCCCTTGTTAGTCCTCATTTTCTCGCTCACACATGGTTTGTCGACAAAGTTTCAGTCAGCCCCAATTTTATAGCCATGTACTTTATAGCTGCGCCAATTAATTTGGATCCGAGGTAGTATTGATTTTTTGCAAAGAAGATTAAAATATAGTCAACATCGTCTGTGATTCTGGGGCTCTAATTTATCTACTTCTACAACTGTTTTAAATGTGTACTAGACTCTTTTCTTTACTTTTTGCCTTTCTTTATATGTACATGTTGCATGTTAATATATATGAAAATATGGTAGAATGAGTGTTGTACGGTTCTTGGCTTAAAAAGAAGTTGTCATTCATTTTCATATTCCAACCAACTGGTCTCCATTGGTGATGCAGTCTGTGCCGCTCCCAAGAGAAGATTCAGGCCTTACGAACCACCGGTGGCCAAGAACGCCAACGCCACTGATGCCCGGAAGGCGAGGAAGGAGCAGCTCAAAAAGGACGAGACCGTGGGGTAAGTAGTTGAACCCTAcaagaagaaaaggaaaataatcaATTAGCTTGACTTCTCGTTCATACGCGTCGATTCAGCATTGTGATGTTAACTTCAAAGAGTGGAGACTGATTGATGACGAACTTTGGAAAATTATTTTGCTCTCTTGCAGGAAAGCTTTGCCTATTGGTATCGCAGTTGGAATCGTTGCATTGGCGGCCCTGTTCTTCTACCTGAACAGTGTCTACTAGATgaagacaaaaaaagaaagaaagtgaaAAAGGGAATGCTTCATGTGATGGAAAGAACTAAAGACTGTTTTACGGTTCTTTTTACCTCTGTATACATGGGTGGTCATATAGATTATAGAGCATGTTTGGCTGGTCCAAAACTAGACATACTAAAATCTTGGATGGCATACTATAATATTTTGACTTCTGTTCGGTTGTTTTTTGTGAAAAGTGTCTGAAGGTTTGATGGCTTTAGGCTCCTATATATTAATTCATGGATACATGTCAGTTGCCCATTTGTGAGGTGACGATACAGGTGGGAAAGTGGAGAAAAGTTTGCACAAACATCTTCCACATCCCATTGTAGTTTGAGAAGAGAGTGGTACGAATAATCTGCCAATTGCTTGATAAGTtcttcctctgtaaagaaatataaaagcgtttacggagggagtatttgtgaaAGCGAAATCACGGTCTTAAGTTTCAACCCATTGTGCAATGAGACAGTACTAACGATGGGCATCTCGTGTACACACGCCGCTGGGACAGCTAGTTGATCAGAGAAAGGGAAAACAGGTGCGCATCTAAATTGAAAAATTGCGCAGTAAAGCTACGTAGCGGCACATACGCAGCTGCTCATTGCCATTCTAAGATTAGTGCGACACTGTTTCGTATAAAAAGCAAGTAATTTTGTTTAGGAAATACACAACAATACAAAAAGAAGGGGGTCCACAACAACAGCTTTTTGTTAAGTGAGAGAGTGCATGTGCGTATTGCCTGTCCAACTAAAGACTTGCGTTTAATTTTTCTCATATCATTTTCAATGACTCCTAGAACCAATATTCCAATTTTAAAACTTTTTATATATCTAAACTCATGTCGCAAAGACCTTAAAAACAAGACCAATATTTGATACATTCTAAATGGgtttaaaattcatgaaacataTTTCACTGTTTTGAAATCTTTTGAATAGAATGGTTTTAATCAGTTTCACAAGCTGACATTTCAGTTTCGTAAAAAAAGATCAATTTCAGCAGCTACATTTCACTTTGTACTAGCTTATTTCACAAAAATCACATGTATTTCAATTGCACATTTTTAAGATAACATATTTCACCATTTGAAATATCGTTACACATTTCAAAATAATCAATTTCACATGTTGACATTACATTCACTTTTCACTGGCTTGTTTTATAAAAATCATATGTGTTTCAATTGCACATTTTTGTGAAAAATATTTCGCTCTTTTGAAATAAACTGTTACACATATTTAAAAAATCAATGTCACATGTTGACATTACATTTCACTTTCCGCTAACTTGTTTCACAAAAATCACATCTATTTCAATTGCAAATTTTTGAAATAACATATTTTACTCGTTTGAAATAAACGGTTACACATTTCCAAATACCAGTTTCACAAATTGACATTTTAGAATAACATATTTCACTTTTTTCAAACTAGTCAAAATGTATTCAAGATTGATCTTGTTCTAAAGGTCTTTGCGCTAGAAATTCAAATATATATAAGAAGTTTCAAAAACGACTTTATAGTTTAGAAGATATGAGTGATTTAATTTGTTTAATAAAAGAAAGTCTATGGATTTGTTTgggagagagagaaaagtgatGTCGAGTATACTGACAGGAAGTAGTATTATGGGACCCATCAAACTGACACACCAAGAATACCAGAAAGTGAGAAAACAATACAAAGAATATACATATGTGTGGGCAATAGCTAGCACGAATCACAGAAAAAACAAGTGGTGTGAGATGTACTGTCAAGTACCATAAATGCGCAAAATGAGTTTCTGGGTGCGCAGCGCTGATCATTGCTAAAGTTAGATCAAGGTTCTTCTAGGCCAAGGAGCAAGGGAAGCAAAAATAGCACATGGTCAAATGGGAAGAGGTGGGGGGTCTCGGAGTTATTAATACTAAAGTCATGAACTAGTGTCTCATGGCCAAGTGGGCACGGAAAATCCTTACGGGACGAGGGGGGTTGTGCATGTTCGTCTTTTCCAACAAATACCTAACTGGCCGAGGAATGGAGTTTCGTCCTAACGTCAAGTTGTCTCAATTTGCTAAAGATGTCAGGACGGTGTGCCACCTCCTGCGGTTGGGCACAAAGTTTGTGATTCATACTGGCAAATCGGCCTCCTTCTAGCTCGATGTTTGGTGTGCTGATCAATCGCTTTGCAAGATGTTCCTGGCCCCGTTCGCAATTTCCGGCAAACCTAATGCCAAGGTGGCGGATGTTTGGATCAATGAGAGGTGGCAACTGGGTAGACGATTTCTAGTGCCAACGAAGATAAATGAATGGGAGGAGCTCCAATCTAAGCTTCAAGAAGTTCATCCTGCTAGGGGGAGAGATGACGTATCATGGAAGCTTGACGCCTCGGGATGCTTTTCTACAAGATCTTTGTACAAAGAAATCTTCAAAGCTACAAATCCGTGTGACCTTAGTGGGCTACGGAAGGCTAGGTTGCCTGCTAAAGTTAAGGTCTTTTTGCAGCAAGTAGTGCGCAATTGCATTATCAGTGGTGGTCAAGTTCAAAGGAGGAACAACCCGGGTGGTGGCAATTGTGTATGGTGTGGTGAGGCCAAGGACCGTGACCATCTTTTGTTTAGATGTATTGTGCCATGATTCATGGGGAGTTCCATACGAGAGATAACTAGGGGGTCTTAGAACCCGAGTGGGTTCTCAGAGGTGCTTAGGTTCATTCAGGGTACGACTAGGCGCGATCGTCACTTGGTGTGGGTTGGTTTCGGGGCCCTGTCATGGGCGTTATGGATGACGCGTAAAAAAGCATTGATAGAGGGATCTTCTTCCGCCACCCGGCTGACCTCTTGTACAAAATAGTATCTTTCTTGCAGTTGTGGAAGCTCCTGGCCATGCGAAAGGACAAAAGAAGCGTGGAGCTTCTCGCGCTAAGGGTACGGGCAAAGTGCATTGAGCTACGGCGTGGTGGATAGGGGATTTCTATGGCCGGACGCCACCCATCTTCCGTCTCCTTATGGGCATCGTGATAGTTTGTAGGCCTGTGATTGGCATTGCGTAGTTGTTATCACTCTTTGGGCTTGTATCCGTATTGTTTTTTTCTCTCCCACGTACTTTAGTACCCCACGACCGCTGATGCCGGAACTTGACTTTGTAGGGCCTCATCATTAAGGTCGGGCAAGCGCCTCCTCTCTAAAATCGCAGATCATTGCAATTCCATAAGCTTCAGGTACAAAGAAGGATCACCCGCAAAAAAAGTACGAAGAAGGATTAGCTGATCATCGTGCAAACATATCTACCTACTTATCTACCAGCACATGATCATCTATTCATCTAGTCATCAATCATGATGAAATAGGAGAACAAATTGGACTCATTTCTTAACCACGTTGGGAGCAAGATTCACCTTCTCATCATTCCATTGCACTCATTCGTATGAACTGATGCATGCACGGGCGACACTATTGCAGGATACTCTTTTGGTAATCTTATTCCACTCGGGGAAAAACGAAGGTAAGATTAGAGATCTGTAATGGGTTGTCAGTCACCAGTGATGGAATCAGGATTGAAATGGACACTGGGCAAAGATTAGGCGCTTATAACTAACCCCAAAAATCACCTCATGTGAAATCATAAATTGTTTTTACCTTGATTGCCTAATGTACTCGATGTTTATCAATCCAACAAAGTGGTAGAACACGACGAATACTGCAAACAATAATATGGATACAAAATAGTACTAAAACAATGGTTTGATTTGTCTATTACGGGCACCTATAAAAAGTGTATACTTATttctatttctataaaatgaaatgaaattgtAACAAAATACATTATTTAAGTTCAATTCAATACATACATTTGTCAGGACTTGAGCTAACTTACAAATTACCCAACCTAGTCGGAGAGAAACAAGAGCACTGGAGCAGATGAGAATCGAGTTCGACTAGGTGTTCCATGATGGCGCAACTGAGGTGGCTCAGGTGGTGGCCGACGGAACGAGCCGGCGGTAGGAGCCCGACGTCTCGGGTGAAGGCTGGAGGGGAAGGACACTCGCACCTTCTCGACCGCCAAGGGTGGAACCTCGCGTGGCAGTGGCTTTCTGCCTCTGGTCGCTCCGAGGGCATTCTCTTGGTGGTCAAGGAGGATACCTTCAAGGGTGATGACATGAACCACGGGAAGGTTTTTGTAAGCATGCCCCTCAACCATAGACGATC
Proteins encoded:
- the LOC123096302 gene encoding uncharacterized protein, whose translation is MALQMQAPSLTRAPAGSPARLRSAFCAPPLLVRVRLPAPGRARSAAAARITMRFGRVETKQAYICRDCGYIYKDKTPFEKLSDDYYCPVCAAPKRRFRPYEPPVAKNANATDARKARKEQLKKDETVGKALPIGIAVGIVALAALFFYLNSVY